The following coding sequences are from one Dermacentor silvarum isolate Dsil-2018 chromosome 4, BIME_Dsil_1.4, whole genome shotgun sequence window:
- the LOC119450719 gene encoding oxidation resistance protein 1-like — translation MANRGFEPLPEPEDDDEAELLTANSHVVGTISGTEEGRDTPDISGSKGHHGSKKGHSGALRFFKLFDSGTAQPEAAAVSPGDWEVVSMSETRRESALDLTDLPLPELLDSTEIFTEEHRRELCKHLPARAESYSWALVYSTLKHGFSLKTLYREMLKIESPILLAVLDTEGAVFGVLTSCSLRMSDHFYGTGESFLFTFHPEFKLYKWTGENVYFIKGNADSLAFGAGE, via the exons ATGGCCAACCGTGGATTTGAGCCATTGCCAGAGCCCGAGGATGACGACGAGGCCGAGTTGCTCACTGCCAACAGCCACGTCGTGGGGACGATCAGCGGTACTGAAGAAGGACGCGACACTCCTGACATAAGCGGCAGCAAGGGCCACCATGGCTCCAAGAAGGGCCACAGTGGCGCTCTACGCTTCTTCAAGCTTTTTGACAGTGGCACGGCACAGCCTGAAGCTGCTGCAGTTTCTCCTGGTGATTGGGAG GTGGTGTCAATGAGTGAAACACGCAGGGAGTCTGCACTAGACCTGACTGACCTTCCTTTGCCCGAGTTGCTCGATTCCACGGAAATCTTCACCGAGGAGCACCGTCGGGAG CTGTGCAAGCACCTTCCAGCGCGTGCAGAGAGTTACTCGTGGGCACTTGTATACAGTACACTGAAGCATGGCTTTAGCCTCAAGACTCTTTACCGTGAGATGCTCAAGATTGAATCACCCATCCTGCTCGCAGTGTTGGACACTGAAGGCGCT GTTTTTGGTGTTCTGACATCGTGTTCCCTGAGAATGAGTGACCACTTCTATGGCACAGGAGAATCATTCCTTTTTACCTTCCACCCAGAGTTCAAG TTGTACAAATGGACAGGCGAAAATGTCTACTTCATCAAGGGCAATGCTGATTCCCTGGCTTTCGGTGCTGGAGAGTGA